A window of the Bdellovibrio sp. ZAP7 genome harbors these coding sequences:
- the speB gene encoding agmatinase codes for MEYKPLSGREFPRFSAIKTFFRLPYVAIDADYEVGIFGIPYDGGVSYRPGARFAPTKVREVSALGRGFHMTRMENFFEKLKVADIGDCPTVPIDQGQTYERIEKFVGEILSHNKRFVSVGGDHSTTLPVLRALRKKYGKPLAFIHFDAHLDTYPAAWGCEYHHGAFARHAVEEGLVDPKKMVQIGIRGPLAAGGDLDFVNKHGIRVITVDEIRNQNINDFLKTLPTFDDTPTYISYDIDNLDPSCAPGTGTPVPGGLTTYEVQRIFRAFKIPNLVGCDVVEISPPFDHGDITALAGMDAMFEMLHLFKTK; via the coding sequence ATGGAATACAAACCTCTGAGCGGACGTGAGTTCCCCCGATTTTCTGCGATTAAAACATTCTTCAGACTGCCTTATGTGGCAATTGACGCGGACTATGAAGTCGGAATCTTTGGTATTCCCTATGACGGCGGGGTTTCCTATCGTCCCGGTGCTCGTTTTGCTCCGACGAAAGTGAGAGAGGTTTCTGCTTTGGGTCGTGGTTTTCACATGACTCGCATGGAAAATTTCTTTGAAAAATTGAAGGTCGCTGATATCGGCGATTGCCCTACGGTTCCTATTGATCAAGGTCAAACTTACGAGCGCATTGAAAAGTTTGTGGGTGAGATTCTGTCGCATAATAAAAGGTTTGTTTCGGTTGGCGGAGATCACTCGACTACGCTTCCGGTGTTGCGCGCTTTAAGAAAAAAATACGGCAAGCCTTTGGCGTTCATTCATTTTGATGCGCATTTGGATACTTATCCAGCGGCGTGGGGTTGTGAATACCATCATGGAGCTTTTGCTCGCCATGCCGTGGAAGAGGGATTGGTCGATCCCAAGAAAATGGTCCAAATCGGAATCCGTGGTCCTTTGGCCGCAGGTGGAGATTTAGATTTCGTAAATAAACACGGCATTCGCGTGATTACTGTCGACGAAATCCGCAATCAAAACATCAACGACTTTTTAAAAACTTTGCCGACGTTCGACGATACTCCGACATATATCAGTTACGACATCGACAACCTGGATCCAAGCTGTGCTCCAGGTACCGGCACGCCAGTCCCAGGCGGATTGACGACGTACGAAGTGCAACGCATCTTCCGCGCCTTCAAAATTCCAAACTTGGTGGGTTGTGACGTGGTGGAGATCTCTCCGCCGTTCGATCATGGCGACATCACCGCATTGGCAGGGATGGACGCAATGTTCGAAATGCTCCACTTATTCAAAACGAAATAG
- a CDS encoding transposase, with translation MKQQTFSQLNTHWRHRYSYGGNLRKSSKGRGARPLSSTDPIHLVFKVNKGAVRAGLRSPRTFNLLRALLRKYSRKFFVRVEQVSIQTDHIHLLVRGGRRSAMQSFLRVVAGQFAQCLTDTFTQKHEGEKVWKHRPFSRVIKGYKPYRVVRDYIQLNELEAAGRPYSKTRLRGLSEEQLRELWA, from the coding sequence ATGAAGCAGCAAACTTTTTCCCAGTTAAACACCCATTGGCGGCATCGGTATTCTTACGGTGGTAATTTACGAAAGTCCTCGAAAGGCAGGGGAGCGAGACCGTTATCGTCAACCGATCCTATTCATTTGGTTTTTAAAGTTAATAAAGGTGCTGTCCGTGCCGGACTTCGCAGTCCTCGGACTTTTAATTTATTGCGGGCACTGTTGAGAAAGTATTCGCGGAAGTTTTTCGTGCGGGTTGAGCAGGTTTCTATTCAAACGGATCATATCCATCTTTTGGTGCGAGGTGGTCGCAGATCGGCGATGCAAAGTTTCTTGCGGGTTGTGGCGGGGCAGTTTGCTCAGTGCTTGACCGATACCTTCACGCAGAAGCATGAGGGCGAGAAAGTTTGGAAACATCGTCCATTTTCCCGGGTTATCAAAGGTTATAAGCCTTATCGAGTTGTGCGCGATTATATTCAATTGAATGAGCTCGAGGCGGCGGGACGACCGTATTCTAAAACGCGACTGCGGGGATTGTCCGAGGAGCAGTTACGGGAGTTGTGGGCATGA
- a CDS encoding phosphatidylserine/phosphatidylglycerophosphate/cardiolipin synthase family protein: MISFIISTVLGLLSCTSAQRTPSSVVTDEDRIVRIQEIDLELSQYWNNDWRYSQKLFQVAPSKVMTSNAPLFDLSKISDPKVRSEIVRLQNERQSLRDALAFKFEARDWQGIGPWFQSTFRRPLFAKEEIISIRDLEEFRLNGKSSNPFPLEHRFFAEYSLRFKNEMKTENGVFAKDKDDRINKRYLKARLECDGDIIAPAKYFWLSEERTRIYEFKWFYANENTQNISVKFSSNVSQCRFSYFDPEKASSWTNGFPLSSLRDVSPEWMKLTQQIDVCPQIAGGFGKNPEGFFWMQDFNFDTCPESFDSYTNLRDPYAAMNRRVISLTGSPLQRRDFDAKNPMASLNFAKAPQFDILWVSSLNFSADFSGMVTARAIRYHAEKGTQVRILVPQVTMTKKDREIVSWLMRDLPNVKVQYYKYSVTDDGDGTWFDRLHRVNHTKLLLGYSFRQPSANFLITGGRNIRDSYIFPETPFYRAYKNLKNYGDGEEPYIYYNDFEVELRGTEIVKHTLAQMLNFWNREPSTQRFRSTNVNIPVVGSSDLVTRLNALPKSKPLVRHVMSLPYFDGYQLERFYIEMIDSAQKELLLTTPYFRPSVAISAALDRAHARGVAVKVVTRIHLAGDGTPQIAEEVNKEGVNRHLKNVMIYEWTESNSIMHAKILVIDGKLSFISSVNLNRRSFIHDTESGVLILHEPTAMNLRKEFFSYLNRSRLITIEEKIGWISGHLIDWADSYF, from the coding sequence TTGATTTCATTCATCATTTCAACGGTCTTGGGACTACTTTCGTGCACCAGCGCGCAACGTACGCCAAGCTCTGTTGTGACGGATGAAGATCGCATCGTACGTATTCAGGAAATCGACTTAGAGCTTTCCCAGTATTGGAACAACGATTGGCGCTACAGCCAAAAACTTTTCCAGGTGGCTCCCTCGAAAGTTATGACTTCCAATGCTCCCCTGTTTGATCTTTCTAAGATTTCTGACCCCAAGGTCCGCTCAGAGATTGTTCGCTTACAGAATGAGCGACAGTCTTTGCGAGACGCTTTGGCATTCAAATTCGAAGCCCGGGATTGGCAGGGTATCGGTCCTTGGTTCCAAAGTACCTTTCGTCGCCCTTTGTTTGCCAAAGAAGAAATCATCAGTATTCGTGATCTGGAAGAATTCCGTTTGAACGGGAAGTCGTCAAATCCATTTCCTTTGGAGCATCGTTTTTTCGCCGAATACTCTCTGCGCTTTAAGAATGAAATGAAAACCGAGAACGGTGTCTTTGCGAAAGACAAAGACGATCGCATCAACAAGCGCTATTTGAAGGCTCGTTTGGAATGTGATGGGGATATCATTGCTCCGGCCAAATACTTTTGGCTGTCCGAAGAGCGCACTCGTATTTACGAGTTCAAATGGTTTTATGCGAACGAGAATACTCAGAATATTTCTGTGAAGTTTTCTTCCAACGTTTCTCAATGTCGATTCAGCTATTTTGATCCGGAAAAGGCTTCCTCCTGGACGAATGGATTTCCGTTGTCCAGTCTGCGTGATGTTTCGCCAGAATGGATGAAGCTGACTCAGCAAATCGATGTGTGCCCACAGATCGCAGGTGGCTTTGGCAAAAATCCTGAAGGATTTTTTTGGATGCAGGATTTTAACTTCGACACTTGCCCTGAAAGTTTTGATTCATACACGAACCTGCGCGATCCGTATGCGGCGATGAACCGTCGGGTGATTTCTTTGACAGGATCTCCGTTGCAACGCCGGGATTTCGATGCCAAGAATCCAATGGCATCTTTGAATTTTGCAAAGGCTCCGCAATTTGATATTTTATGGGTGTCTTCTTTGAACTTCTCGGCTGACTTTTCGGGAATGGTCACAGCCCGTGCGATTCGCTATCACGCGGAAAAAGGCACGCAAGTGCGCATTTTAGTTCCGCAAGTAACGATGACTAAGAAGGATCGCGAGATCGTTTCGTGGTTGATGCGTGACCTTCCGAACGTGAAGGTTCAGTACTATAAATATTCTGTCACTGATGATGGTGATGGAACATGGTTCGATCGTTTGCACCGTGTGAATCACACGAAGCTCTTGTTGGGATATTCTTTCCGTCAGCCATCTGCGAACTTCTTAATTACGGGTGGTCGTAATATTCGCGATTCTTATATTTTCCCAGAAACGCCGTTCTATCGTGCCTATAAGAATTTAAAAAATTATGGCGATGGCGAAGAGCCCTACATTTACTATAACGACTTTGAAGTCGAACTGCGTGGGACTGAAATCGTCAAACACACACTGGCGCAAATGTTGAATTTCTGGAACCGTGAGCCCTCCACTCAACGCTTCCGCTCTACCAACGTGAATATCCCGGTGGTTGGCAGCTCGGATCTGGTGACTCGCTTAAATGCGTTACCGAAATCAAAGCCCTTGGTTCGTCATGTGATGTCACTGCCTTACTTTGATGGTTATCAGCTCGAGCGTTTCTATATCGAGATGATTGATTCTGCTCAAAAGGAATTGCTGTTAACGACGCCGTACTTCCGTCCTTCCGTGGCTATCAGCGCGGCCCTGGATCGCGCTCATGCTCGTGGTGTCGCGGTTAAAGTCGTGACCCGTATTCACTTAGCAGGCGACGGCACTCCGCAAATAGCCGAAGAAGTGAACAAAGAAGGCGTGAACCGCCATCTGAAAAACGTCATGATCTATGAGTGGACTGAATCCAATTCGATCATGCACGCCAAGATCCTGGTCATCGACGGCAAACTAAGCTTTATCAGCAGTGTGAATCTAAATCGCCGCAGCTTCATCCACGACACCGAAAGCGGCGTCTTGATCCTGCACGAACCAACGGCGATGAATCTGCGCAAAGAATTCTTCAGCTACCTAAACCGCAGCCGCCTCATCACAATCGAAGAAAAAATAGGCTGGATCAGTGGCCACCTCATCGACTGGGCCGACTCTTACTTCTAA
- a CDS encoding sigma-54 dependent transcriptional regulator has translation MRSQRVLILDDESSLRTALFRVLDRKGLNVITANKIEEAKALSQGDTPIDLAIVDLNLPDGDGIEFMTHLKALNPACEVIILTGHATIESAIRATQKGAFHFVTKPFNLEELMSLIEKALTHKKLQQENQQLRSELNKKYKFDQIVGSSEPIQNVLRLIERVADSDSTVLVTGESGTGKELIARAIHYNSPRAQGPFIPINCGAIPSELLESELFGHMKGAFTGAIANRIGRFEMADGGTIFLDEIGDLEPSLQVKLLRALQERSFEPVGSTKTVSVNVRVIAATNIHLEEAVEQGNFREDLYYRLNVIPIHVPALRERKSDIPLLLNHFMEIFNKNKGRGLTGIAADALDALGNYPWPGNIRELENLVERMTILKGQGTVEMNDLPVKYKSMKPVASLDASQMEIPDSGMDFNTAVDNFENNLILKALEKTGWNRNQAAALLRLNRTTLVEKIKKKGLTPPNDINPSNF, from the coding sequence ATGCGTTCACAACGTGTTCTCATTCTGGATGACGAATCGTCTCTGCGTACCGCTCTGTTCAGAGTGCTCGACAGAAAAGGTTTGAATGTCATCACTGCCAATAAAATCGAAGAAGCCAAAGCTCTTTCTCAAGGTGACACTCCTATTGATCTGGCTATCGTTGATTTAAATCTCCCGGATGGAGATGGCATCGAGTTCATGACTCATTTAAAAGCCCTGAACCCCGCTTGTGAAGTAATTATCCTGACGGGTCACGCGACTATCGAGTCTGCAATCCGCGCGACACAAAAAGGCGCCTTCCACTTTGTGACCAAGCCTTTCAATCTTGAAGAGCTGATGAGCCTGATCGAAAAAGCGCTGACTCACAAAAAACTTCAGCAAGAAAACCAACAACTTCGTTCCGAATTAAACAAGAAATACAAATTCGATCAAATCGTCGGTTCTTCTGAACCCATTCAAAATGTTTTGCGCTTGATCGAACGTGTTGCTGATTCTGATTCAACAGTCTTGGTTACGGGCGAGTCAGGTACGGGTAAAGAGTTGATCGCACGCGCGATTCACTACAACTCCCCTCGCGCCCAAGGCCCTTTTATTCCAATCAACTGTGGTGCAATTCCTTCGGAACTTTTGGAAAGTGAATTGTTCGGCCACATGAAAGGTGCCTTCACCGGTGCTATCGCCAACCGCATCGGCCGTTTTGAAATGGCTGACGGCGGTACGATCTTCCTGGATGAAATCGGTGATCTGGAGCCGTCTTTGCAAGTGAAACTCTTGCGTGCTCTTCAAGAACGCAGTTTTGAACCGGTGGGTTCGACAAAAACGGTTTCCGTCAATGTTCGAGTGATCGCAGCGACTAATATCCACCTGGAAGAAGCTGTCGAGCAGGGTAATTTCCGTGAGGATCTTTACTATCGACTGAATGTTATTCCTATCCACGTTCCGGCGTTGCGCGAGAGAAAAAGCGACATTCCTTTGTTGTTGAATCACTTCATGGAGATCTTCAATAAAAACAAAGGTCGCGGTTTGACAGGAATTGCTGCCGACGCTTTGGATGCTTTGGGGAATTACCCATGGCCGGGAAATATTCGTGAGCTTGAGAATTTGGTAGAGCGCATGACGATCCTTAAAGGCCAAGGCACAGTTGAAATGAATGACCTTCCGGTGAAATACAAATCCATGAAGCCCGTGGCTTCTTTGGATGCGAGCCAAATGGAAATCCCTGACAGCGGCATGGACTTTAACACGGCGGTAGACAATTTCGAGAACAATCTGATCTTGAAAGCTTTGGAAAAAACCGGCTGGAACCGCAATCAAGCAGCGGCTTTGTTAAGACTGAACCGCACCACACTGGTAGAGAAGATCAAAAAGAAAGGTCTTACTCCTCCGAACGATATCAATCCTTCCAATTTCTAA
- the hemC gene encoding hydroxymethylbilane synthase: MRLKISARKSDLARLQAYMVGEILKEKNPGLEIEFKFKESLGDINLTTPLWQIPEKGVFTEDFFGELIKGETDMVVHSWKDLPTETKTETVIAATLPRADQRDLLLVKKSHFEKLRTTKKMNVFSSSPRREYNLTNFFKEHLPFNLESVKFESVRGNIPTRIRKLLEATETDGLIVAKAALDRLLTAKEPEFKEVQTLLRSYLDQVEFAALPLSINPNAAAQGALAVEIKADRADLKALLAKIDNPTTFQCAQKERDILASFGGGCHQKIGVAVLSRPYGEITILKGLTDGGTVLDKRELKPSVVSPKFAADQMWSSEVRAERKVLNDWKIPSGTNALYVSRSESWPESLKFDQFIWTAGTRTWKAMAQKGVWVHGCSEGLGEQEESRIDILAGKSLSWAKLTHDTGYEEGARQMPLVATYTLGEQNNATPVTGKECFFWSSGSQFLDTAKKNPEVLGKHHACGPGNTFKIIRQYLQEQGTFEESKLNIYLDQENWRQQCTK, from the coding sequence ATGCGCTTAAAGATTTCCGCGAGAAAAAGTGATTTGGCCCGCCTCCAGGCCTATATGGTTGGCGAAATTCTAAAAGAAAAAAATCCGGGACTGGAAATCGAATTCAAGTTCAAAGAATCCCTGGGTGATATCAACCTGACAACTCCGCTGTGGCAAATTCCTGAAAAAGGCGTTTTCACTGAAGACTTCTTTGGCGAGTTGATCAAGGGCGAAACCGATATGGTGGTTCACTCCTGGAAAGATCTTCCAACAGAAACTAAAACAGAGACTGTGATTGCGGCGACACTTCCTCGCGCCGATCAACGTGACTTGTTGTTGGTTAAAAAATCTCACTTCGAAAAACTGCGCACGACAAAAAAAATGAACGTGTTCAGTTCTTCGCCTCGTCGTGAATACAATCTGACAAATTTCTTTAAAGAGCATCTTCCGTTCAATTTGGAATCGGTCAAGTTTGAAAGCGTTCGTGGAAATATCCCGACACGTATCCGCAAACTTTTAGAAGCGACTGAAACAGATGGTTTGATCGTTGCGAAAGCAGCCTTGGACCGTTTGTTGACAGCGAAAGAACCAGAATTCAAAGAAGTTCAGACTTTGCTACGTTCATACCTGGATCAAGTTGAATTTGCAGCTCTTCCTTTGAGCATCAATCCGAATGCCGCAGCTCAAGGTGCATTAGCGGTTGAAATCAAAGCCGACCGTGCTGACTTGAAAGCTTTGCTTGCTAAAATCGACAACCCAACAACATTCCAGTGCGCTCAAAAAGAGCGTGATATCCTGGCGAGCTTTGGCGGCGGTTGCCATCAAAAAATCGGTGTTGCTGTGTTGTCTCGTCCTTACGGCGAAATCACGATCCTAAAAGGTCTGACTGACGGTGGAACTGTTTTGGATAAACGCGAGTTGAAACCTTCTGTGGTTTCTCCGAAATTTGCTGCAGATCAAATGTGGTCTTCCGAGGTTCGCGCGGAAAGAAAAGTATTAAACGACTGGAAGATTCCGTCGGGAACAAACGCTTTGTATGTTTCCCGTTCTGAATCTTGGCCAGAATCATTGAAATTCGATCAATTCATTTGGACGGCCGGAACTCGCACTTGGAAAGCTATGGCTCAAAAAGGTGTTTGGGTGCACGGTTGCTCTGAAGGTTTGGGCGAACAAGAAGAATCCCGCATCGATATTTTAGCGGGCAAATCTTTGTCTTGGGCAAAATTAACTCACGACACAGGTTACGAAGAAGGCGCACGCCAAATGCCATTGGTTGCGACTTACACACTGGGTGAGCAAAACAACGCAACACCTGTGACTGGCAAGGAATGCTTCTTCTGGAGCAGCGGCAGTCAGTTCTTGGATACGGCTAAGAAAAACCCTGAAGTTCTTGGCAAACACCACGCATGTGGTCCTGGCAACACTTTCAAAATCATTCGCCAGTATCTGCAAGAACAAGGCACATTTGAAGAATCAAAATTAAATATCTATTTGGATCAAGAAAACTGGAGACAGCAATGCACAAAGTAA
- a CDS encoding HAMP domain-containing sensor histidine kinase gives MKNFLKSHLKTVLAIIWFAFTFALVAWWWVFFLMELEGARQHRMIAWEGSILLGSILIGGISLIVFTFRDKQRHDRLRFFFSTFSHDIKTSIARLRLQAEVLEEDLQGNSPPVMKRLIADIQRLDLQLENSLLLANLEVSPLLHEEMSLSQLMANLRSEFADLSVELERDAKISGDRRALMSVVRNLLQNSVLHGKATTVRIRVRALNSNRLEVIFEDDGLGFKGETNKLGSELLNSKDSRGNGIGLLITKRLMEKMRGDIKFESSENAGFKSILHTEGHL, from the coding sequence ATGAAGAACTTCCTCAAATCACATTTGAAAACGGTGCTCGCGATCATCTGGTTCGCGTTCACGTTTGCACTTGTGGCTTGGTGGTGGGTATTCTTTTTGATGGAGTTGGAAGGTGCTCGCCAACATCGCATGATCGCCTGGGAAGGTTCGATTCTTTTGGGGTCCATCTTAATTGGTGGTATTTCGCTAATTGTTTTCACCTTCCGCGATAAACAACGCCACGATCGGTTGCGTTTCTTTTTCTCGACTTTCAGTCATGATATCAAAACTTCAATTGCCCGTTTAAGACTGCAGGCTGAAGTTTTGGAGGAAGACTTGCAAGGTAACAGCCCGCCTGTGATGAAACGCCTGATCGCAGATATCCAAAGACTGGATCTGCAACTTGAAAATTCTCTGTTGCTGGCCAATCTTGAAGTAAGTCCTCTTCTGCACGAAGAAATGTCGTTGAGCCAATTGATGGCAAACCTTCGCAGCGAATTCGCAGATCTTTCCGTTGAGCTTGAGCGTGATGCCAAAATTTCTGGCGACCGCCGAGCTTTGATGAGTGTCGTTCGAAATCTTCTGCAAAATTCTGTTCTGCATGGCAAAGCCACAACTGTTCGCATTCGCGTGCGCGCCTTAAACAGCAACCGACTTGAAGTGATCTTTGAAGACGATGGCTTGGGCTTTAAAGGTGAAACGAACAAATTGGGCTCTGAACTGCTAAATTCTAAAGACTCCCGCGGTAACGGCATAGGACTTTTGATTACAAAACGTCTGATGGAAAAAATGCGTGGAGACATTAAGTTCGAATCCTCTGAAAATGCTGGCTTCAAATCAATCCTCCATACGGAGGGTCATCTATGA
- a CDS encoding glutamate-1-semialdehyde 2,1-aminomutase: protein MHKVTSEELFQRALKVAPGGVHSPVRSFKGLDRAPVFFKQAEGAFLTSVEDKKYIDFCQSFGPLILGHRDAEVAEEVHRMVDTAWTFGATEIYSLELAEWITSTLPFMQKLRFVSSGTEAVMSALRVARAATGRSKILKFEGCYHGHVDNLLVKAGSGLAGAAASSSAGISAEVAATTVVAPLDDEAKLAEVFAAQGKDIAAVIIEPLPANYGLLIQRQEFLQKVADLCKKNGSLLIFDEVISGFRVGLAGMVEKTGITPDLVTYGKIIGGGFPVGCYGGRAELMNMVAPSGDVYQAGTLSANPIGMRAGLVTLKKMQRLDGWNVLEKRTQKFVQALRDGFSKKGLPLKVEQHSSLFWIHGDTSGKPIRTIEQIPANQGATFKGLFLKALDKGVYLAPNAYEVGFVSMAHTDELLAEAANIIVNSAE, encoded by the coding sequence ATGCACAAAGTAACTTCTGAAGAACTATTCCAACGCGCTCTTAAAGTCGCACCAGGCGGAGTTCACTCCCCAGTTCGTTCTTTCAAAGGCTTGGACCGTGCTCCTGTTTTCTTTAAGCAAGCTGAAGGCGCTTTTCTGACTTCTGTTGAAGACAAAAAGTACATCGACTTCTGCCAAAGCTTCGGCCCTTTGATCCTGGGTCACCGTGATGCTGAAGTTGCTGAAGAAGTTCACCGCATGGTGGATACGGCTTGGACTTTCGGCGCCACTGAAATCTATTCTTTGGAACTGGCTGAGTGGATCACTTCAACTTTGCCATTCATGCAAAAACTTCGCTTCGTATCTTCTGGAACTGAAGCGGTCATGTCTGCATTACGTGTAGCGCGTGCAGCAACTGGCCGTAGCAAAATCTTGAAATTCGAAGGTTGCTACCATGGTCACGTTGATAACTTGCTGGTTAAAGCGGGTTCCGGCTTGGCTGGTGCTGCGGCTTCTTCATCTGCAGGTATTTCTGCGGAAGTAGCTGCTACAACTGTCGTTGCTCCGTTGGATGACGAAGCGAAACTGGCTGAAGTCTTTGCGGCTCAAGGTAAAGACATCGCTGCCGTGATCATCGAACCACTTCCAGCGAACTATGGTCTTTTGATCCAACGACAAGAATTCCTTCAAAAAGTCGCTGATCTTTGCAAAAAGAACGGTTCTTTGTTGATCTTTGACGAAGTGATCTCTGGTTTCCGTGTGGGCCTAGCCGGCATGGTTGAAAAAACAGGTATCACTCCAGACCTTGTAACCTACGGTAAAATCATCGGTGGTGGCTTCCCAGTGGGTTGCTATGGTGGTCGCGCGGAACTTATGAACATGGTTGCTCCAAGCGGCGATGTTTACCAAGCAGGAACTTTGTCAGCGAATCCCATCGGTATGCGCGCGGGTCTTGTGACTCTTAAAAAGATGCAAAGACTTGATGGCTGGAATGTTCTTGAAAAACGCACTCAAAAATTCGTTCAAGCTTTGCGTGATGGTTTTTCCAAAAAAGGTTTGCCGTTGAAAGTTGAACAGCACTCCTCGTTGTTCTGGATCCACGGCGACACTAGCGGCAAACCAATCCGTACCATCGAACAAATCCCAGCGAACCAAGGTGCGACCTTCAAAGGTTTGTTCCTGAAAGCTTTGGACAAAGGTGTCTACCTGGCACCAAATGCTTACGAAGTAGGTTTCGTTTCTATGGCTCACACAGATGAATTGTTGGCAGAAGCTGCAAACATCATCGTAAATTCTGCGGAGTAA
- a CDS encoding A/G-specific adenine glycosylase → MSSKYDQKLDYQRDQKSLIQWYKKNRRSLPWRESKDPYRIWLSEVMLQQTTVVAVIPYFEKFLKNFPTVQDLASAPEHDVLEAWAGLGYYSRARNLHKAAKALAENGFPKTAAELLELPGFGPYTSRAVASIAFGEKVGVLDGNVIRVLSRRYGLKLEWWNGKARQQLQDLSDILSSFGNSDSVNQGLMELGATVCTPQKVLCLMCPWSTDCVAREKNMVDKLPLKKPRKQSEVWVWNPIVSIKNNKVALIANDYAPFLKGQMIFPGTISQNDDKPKDYDAKHNITHHDIFIKIAQRKSVNDRNIQWVELKNLKKVNPSSLLQKVLHKVEI, encoded by the coding sequence ATGAGCTCAAAATACGATCAGAAACTCGACTATCAACGCGACCAAAAAAGTTTGATCCAGTGGTACAAAAAGAATCGCCGCAGTCTCCCATGGCGTGAGAGTAAAGATCCCTATCGTATTTGGCTTTCGGAAGTCATGCTCCAACAGACGACAGTCGTTGCAGTCATTCCCTATTTCGAGAAATTTCTTAAAAACTTCCCCACGGTTCAGGACCTGGCCTCAGCTCCAGAGCATGACGTTTTAGAAGCCTGGGCTGGTCTAGGCTACTATTCCCGCGCCCGCAATCTTCATAAGGCGGCAAAAGCTTTGGCCGAAAATGGATTTCCAAAAACGGCCGCAGAACTGTTAGAACTTCCTGGATTTGGTCCCTACACTTCCCGCGCAGTGGCGAGTATCGCCTTTGGCGAAAAAGTAGGTGTTCTGGATGGCAACGTGATCCGCGTTCTTTCACGTCGCTATGGTTTGAAGTTGGAGTGGTGGAATGGAAAAGCCCGCCAACAATTGCAGGATCTTTCTGATATCTTGTCTTCGTTTGGAAATTCTGACTCCGTCAATCAAGGACTCATGGAATTGGGAGCAACGGTTTGCACTCCACAAAAAGTCTTGTGCTTGATGTGTCCTTGGTCCACGGACTGTGTTGCACGCGAAAAAAACATGGTGGACAAATTACCTCTGAAAAAGCCACGTAAGCAGAGTGAAGTCTGGGTCTGGAATCCGATTGTTTCAATCAAGAACAATAAAGTCGCATTGATAGCGAACGACTATGCTCCGTTCCTTAAAGGGCAAATGATATTTCCAGGAACGATTTCTCAAAATGATGACAAGCCCAAAGACTATGATGCTAAACACAACATCACACATCATGATATCTTCATAAAAATCGCTCAAAGAAAGAGCGTGAATGACCGAAACATCCAGTGGGTTGAGTTGAAAAATCTGAAGAAGGTCAATCCCTCCTCACTGTTACAAAAAGTACTTCACAAGGTAGAAATATGA
- the hemB gene encoding porphobilinogen synthase codes for MKLTQRPRRNRRTEAVRQMVAETDLRPSQLVLPLFLVEGTGQKQEIASMTGIFRMSPDLILDEVAKAVSLGVKSFDLFPALPETKKDPTGKESLNPNGLMPTTLKKIRDKFPDVTLITDVALDPYSSDGHDGLVKNGLILNDETVEILAKMSVLHAKSGADIVSPSDMMDGRVGAIREALDTEGLIDTGILSYSVKYASSFYGPFREALDSAPKFGDKKTYQMDFRNTREAIREIDLDVAEGADIVMVKPALSYLDVIAKVKAHTSIPVAAYNVSGEYGLIKHGAKAGLIDETRAMVETLYSIRRAGADIIFTYFALPMAEWLQKNR; via the coding sequence ATGAAGTTGACACAGAGGCCCAGAAGAAACAGACGCACTGAAGCCGTGCGACAAATGGTTGCCGAAACTGATCTCCGCCCATCGCAATTAGTGCTCCCCTTATTCCTGGTTGAAGGCACTGGACAGAAGCAAGAAATTGCCTCAATGACGGGCATTTTCCGTATGAGCCCTGATTTAATTCTAGATGAGGTTGCGAAGGCTGTTTCTTTGGGCGTGAAAAGTTTCGATCTTTTCCCAGCTTTGCCAGAAACCAAAAAAGATCCAACCGGGAAGGAGTCATTGAATCCGAATGGTTTAATGCCCACAACCCTGAAGAAAATTCGCGACAAATTTCCTGATGTGACGCTGATCACAGACGTCGCACTCGATCCCTACTCCTCGGATGGACATGATGGCTTAGTGAAAAACGGTCTCATCTTGAATGACGAAACGGTAGAGATTCTCGCGAAAATGAGCGTGCTGCATGCGAAATCAGGCGCGGATATTGTGTCACCATCTGACATGATGGATGGCAGAGTCGGTGCGATTCGTGAGGCGTTGGATACAGAAGGTTTGATCGATACCGGCATCCTTTCTTACTCGGTAAAATACGCTTCCAGCTTCTATGGTCCATTCCGTGAGGCTTTGGATTCGGCTCCTAAATTCGGCGACAAAAAAACCTATCAAATGGATTTCAGAAACACGCGTGAAGCGATTCGCGAAATCGATTTGGACGTGGCCGAGGGTGCAGACATCGTGATGGTAAAACCTGCGTTGTCATATCTGGATGTGATCGCAAAAGTAAAAGCCCACACGTCCATTCCGGTCGCAGCTTACAACGTGAGTGGTGAGTACGGCTTGATCAAGCACGGCGCAAAAGCAGGCTTGATTGATGAAACCCGCGCGATGGTGGAAACACTTTATTCTATCCGCAGAGCGGGTGCCGACATCATCTTTACATACTTCGCTTTGCCAATGGCCGAGTGGTTACAAAAAAATCGTTAA